A section of the Streptomyces sp. CG1 genome encodes:
- a CDS encoding NADH-quinone oxidoreductase subunit C, whose protein sequence is MRTSHEIGITELPQRAEELLDAGHRLALIAAHHDDTGLRVVYLFVSGPPDTRTELHVRLDLDRPEVPTLAHLSFPAGRFEREMRDLFGIVPLDHPLPHRLVRHFHWPRGWYPMRPDAGPPPAFGEQEGPYPFLEVEGEGVYEIPVGPVHAGLIEPGHFRFSVVGESILKLKARLWFVHKGIEKLFQSRTVAAGLPLAERISGDTAVGHALAYCLAVEEANGTEVPEEAQRARALLLELERVHNHVADLGMLCNDVGHGILNAHAQRVREQLLRLNKEVTGHRLLRGGVVPGGAIVRALPDRGRLKAIGEDIREIADLALGHSTVRDRFTGTAILRTSAAREIGCLGYVARASGIADDARVAHPFTGYGAQLDVPVHDTGDVLARFLVRAEEIETSLALIEQFADSLETHAAVLAPQPPPGAGPSTGVGLVEGWRGTIATRVELAPDGTLSRVKPVDPSFFNWPALPVALADTIVPDFPLTNKSFNLSYAGNDL, encoded by the coding sequence ACGCCGGTCACCGGCTCGCCCTGATCGCCGCCCACCACGACGACACAGGTCTGCGCGTGGTGTACCTGTTCGTCTCCGGCCCGCCCGACACCCGCACCGAACTCCACGTCCGCCTTGACCTCGACCGGCCCGAGGTGCCCACGCTCGCCCATCTCTCCTTCCCCGCAGGCCGGTTCGAGCGCGAGATGCGCGACCTGTTCGGCATCGTCCCCCTCGACCACCCGTTGCCCCACCGCCTCGTTCGCCACTTCCACTGGCCGCGCGGCTGGTACCCCATGCGCCCCGACGCCGGACCACCACCCGCCTTCGGCGAACAGGAAGGGCCGTACCCCTTCCTGGAGGTCGAGGGCGAAGGCGTGTACGAGATCCCGGTCGGCCCGGTGCATGCCGGACTGATCGAACCCGGCCACTTCCGCTTCTCCGTCGTAGGCGAATCCATCCTCAAACTGAAGGCCCGCCTCTGGTTTGTCCACAAGGGCATCGAGAAACTCTTCCAGAGCCGTACCGTCGCCGCCGGGCTGCCGCTGGCCGAACGCATCAGCGGCGACACCGCCGTCGGCCACGCCCTGGCCTACTGCCTGGCCGTCGAAGAGGCCAACGGCACGGAAGTTCCAGAAGAGGCGCAGCGCGCCCGCGCTCTCCTCCTCGAACTGGAGCGCGTCCACAACCACGTCGCCGACCTCGGCATGCTCTGCAACGACGTCGGCCACGGCATCCTCAACGCCCACGCCCAGCGCGTCCGCGAGCAACTCCTGCGCCTCAACAAGGAGGTCACGGGACACCGGCTGTTGCGCGGCGGCGTCGTACCTGGCGGCGCGATCGTGCGCGCGCTGCCGGACCGGGGTCGGCTGAAGGCGATCGGTGAGGACATCCGCGAGATTGCCGACCTCGCCCTCGGCCACTCCACCGTCCGCGACCGCTTCACCGGCACGGCGATTCTGCGCACGTCCGCGGCCCGGGAGATCGGCTGCCTCGGCTACGTCGCCCGCGCCAGCGGCATCGCCGACGACGCCCGCGTGGCGCACCCTTTCACCGGATACGGTGCGCAGCTCGACGTACCCGTCCACGACACCGGCGACGTCCTGGCCCGCTTCCTGGTCCGCGCAGAGGAGATCGAGACCTCTCTCGCCCTGATCGAGCAGTTCGCCGACAGCCTGGAGACCCACGCAGCGGTGCTCGCGCCGCAGCCGCCGCCCGGCGCGGGCCCGAGCACTGGCGTGGGTCTGGTCGAGGGCTGGCGCGGCACCATCGCCACCCGTGTCGAACTCGCGCCCGACGGCACTTTGTCCCGGGTCAAGCCCGTCGACCCGTCCTTCTTCAACTGGCCCGCGCTGCCGGTGGCGTTGGCGGACACGATCGTCCCGGACTTCCCGCTGACCAACAAGAGCTTCAATCTGTCGTACGCGGGCAACGATCTCTGA